Proteins encoded in a region of the Diabrotica virgifera virgifera chromosome 4, PGI_DIABVI_V3a genome:
- the LOC126878450 gene encoding uncharacterized protein LOC126878450 — protein MDKMTPEQKVKADELLSRAIYSSQAPLALVENIQWQKLFKFLRPAYQIPTRHLVSGPLLDSEHLRVKAMVSENIAGAHSVGLMVDGWSNIRNEAVLNFVVTTPKPFLFKIMPTGTAPHTTEYMAKTLGAVIREIGPRKVFGIVTDNAANMKAAWALIENDFDNNIFTYGCFAHSLNLIFTDLKNLTSLKSFTAEAVALTKAIRQSHILSAWVKEKQNELKISCSLKLPVPTRWGSLVLCLQ, from the exons ATGGATAAAATGACACCTGAACAAAAAGTAAAAGCCGATGAACTGCTTAGCCGGGCTATCTATTCAAGTCAAGCACCACTGGCTTTAGTAGAAAATATACAGTGGCAGAAGTTGTTTAAATTTCTCAGACCTGCTTATCAGATACCAACCCGACACCTTGTATCAGGCCCACTATTAGACAGTGAGCACCTACGTGTAAAGGCTATGGTTTCGGAAAACATTG CTGGAGCACATTCTGTTGGACTAATGGTGGATGGATGGTCCAATATTAGGAACGAGGCTGTCCTAAACTTTGTTGTAACAACTCCAAAGCCATTCCTTTTTAAAATTATGCCCACAGGCACTGCACCTCATACTACAGAATATATGGCAAAAACCCTTGGTGCAGTAATACGTGAAATCGGTCCCCGAAAGGTATTTGGTATAGTCACAGACAATGCAGCAAACATGAAAGCTGCTTGGGCCTTGATTGAAAATGATTTTGATAATAACATTTTTACCTATGGATGCTTTGCTCATTCtcttaatttaatatttaccgaTCTCAAAAATTTAACAAGTCTGAAATCGTTTACTGCCGAGGCTGTTGCCCTTACAAAGGCCATCCGACAAAGCCACATATTATCTGCGTGGGTAAAGGAAAAACAAAACGAATTAAAAATAAGTTGCAGTCTTAAACTCCCAGTGCCTACCAGATGGGGATCATTAGTTCTTTGTCTACAATAA